A region from the Desulfoglaeba alkanexedens ALDC genome encodes:
- a CDS encoding type II secretion system F family protein has product MPEFLWRGIDRKGKKIKGEIEADNAAIARQLLVRQGVDIQSLKPKPKDILEYIPLLQPKVQEKDLVLFVRQFATMIDAGLPIIQCLEILRDQTENKAFRRVLKDIRKSVEEGMTFSESLMKHPKVFDKLFVNLVAAGEAGGILDVTLNRLAAYLEKVAKLKKKVKGAMTYPAVVVGIAVIVIAVILIYVIPVFAGLFRDAGAPLPTLTVVVITASEFVQNYFHWILGGVFLAAVGFGRFRKTDKGRHLTDRIFLRLPVFGMLLKKVALARVCRTLGTMLGSGVPILDSMDLVAATAGNTVIERAIRRARDAVSQGRPIADPLAESGMFPPMVIHMVTVGEATGALDNMLEKVADFYDEEVDTTVEALTSLLEPLLIVFLGVTIGGLLVAMYLPIFQIADVVSRGA; this is encoded by the coding sequence ATGCCGGAATTTCTATGGCGGGGAATCGATCGTAAGGGAAAAAAGATCAAGGGTGAAATCGAAGCCGACAACGCAGCCATCGCTCGGCAGCTGCTGGTTCGCCAAGGCGTTGATATCCAGTCGCTCAAACCCAAACCCAAGGATATTCTGGAGTACATCCCTCTCCTGCAGCCAAAGGTCCAGGAAAAGGACCTGGTGCTCTTTGTCCGACAGTTCGCCACCATGATCGATGCGGGGCTTCCCATCATCCAGTGCCTGGAAATCCTCAGGGATCAGACGGAAAACAAGGCTTTCCGGAGGGTGCTCAAGGACATCCGAAAGAGCGTGGAAGAAGGGATGACCTTCTCGGAATCCTTGATGAAACACCCCAAGGTCTTCGACAAGCTCTTCGTCAACCTGGTGGCCGCCGGGGAAGCCGGAGGCATCCTGGACGTGACGCTCAACCGGCTTGCCGCTTACCTGGAAAAGGTGGCCAAGCTGAAAAAGAAGGTCAAAGGAGCCATGACCTACCCCGCGGTGGTGGTGGGAATCGCGGTGATTGTGATCGCCGTGATCCTGATCTACGTTATCCCCGTCTTTGCAGGGCTCTTCCGCGACGCCGGCGCACCCCTTCCGACTCTGACCGTTGTCGTGATCACCGCCAGTGAGTTCGTGCAGAACTATTTCCACTGGATTCTGGGCGGCGTCTTCCTGGCGGCCGTCGGCTTCGGTCGTTTCCGCAAAACGGACAAAGGCCGCCATCTCACCGACAGGATCTTTCTCAGGCTACCCGTCTTCGGGATGCTCCTCAAGAAGGTGGCCCTGGCGCGGGTTTGCCGCACCCTGGGCACCATGCTGGGAAGCGGGGTGCCCATCCTCGACAGCATGGACCTGGTCGCAGCCACCGCGGGGAACACGGTGATCGAGCGTGCCATCCGCCGGGCCCGGGACGCGGTGTCCCAAGGCCGGCCCATCGCCGATCCGCTGGCCGAATCCGGCATGTTCCCTCCCATGGTCATCCACATGGTGACCGTCGGGGAAGCCACAGGCGCCCTGGACAACATGCTCGAAAAAGTGGCCGACTTCTACGACGAAGAAGTGGACACCACCGTGGAAGCCCTCACCTCCCTGCTGGAACCGCTCCTCATTGTGTTTCTCGGCGTCACCATCGGAGGACTCCTGGTGGCCATGTACCTTCCGATCTTCCAGATCGCCGACGTGGTCTCCCGCGGAGCTTGA